One genomic window of Elaeis guineensis isolate ETL-2024a chromosome 2, EG11, whole genome shotgun sequence includes the following:
- the LOC105051322 gene encoding protein S40-6 gives MAKGRRYGADRLLGTYSYGGQGHVTGAADLPDLEEEDVWSVAADDYEDGEAWTRAHRDRSDRRWVAGEDHRQVGGLSLAFEEGYKARPTVVHQYRNVDAAAAPPRRQHHHHSAAASAPVNVPEWPRFLRVDSGESVHAAGEEGADRDDGEWVPPHEYLAREHGKIVATSVFEGVGRTLKGRDMSRVRDAVWSRTGFFG, from the coding sequence ATGGCCAAGGGGCGGAGGTATGGCGCGGACCGGCTCCTCGGGACGTACAGCTACGGCGGCCAGGGTCACGTGACCGGTGCCGCCGATCTTCCGGACCTCGAGGAGGAGGACGTCTGGTCGGTGGCGGCCGACGACTACGAAGACGGGGAGGCCTGGACGCGGGCCCACCGGGACCGGTCCGACCGGCGGTGGGTTGCCGGGGAGGACCACCGCCAGGTGGGGGGGCTCTCTCTGGCCTTCGAGGAGGGTTACAAGGCCCGGCCCACGGTGGTGCACCAGTACCGGAACGTGGACGCCGCGGCGGCGCCGCCGCGCAGGCAGCACCACCACCACTCGGCTGCTGCGTCGGCGCCGGTGAACGTGCCGGAGTGGCCCCGATTCCTCCGTGTGGACTCGGGCGAGTCGGTGCACGCGGCGGGCGAGGAGGGGGCGGACCGGGACGACGGGGAGTGGGTCCCGCCGCACGAGTACCTGGCGAGGGAGCACGGGAAGATTGTGGCGACGTCGGTGTTCGAGGGAGTTGGCCGGACGCTGAAGGGCCGGGACATGAGCCGGGTCCGGGACGCGGTCTGGAGCAGGACCGGCTTCTTTGgttga
- the LOC105051330 gene encoding uncharacterized protein — MRRSAVRSSGTAILSSKILTPAPASDLPPPRKLHKRRRSTNPIYPGARSRRDGGASSGRRSGPATPLLRWSFDDADRSAEHPPEFGSGKVQRKHQNVAGEAAPAVSARKLAAALWQLQLPEASGGCGDREPSRLGFESDVGHLHAPYDCDPNITSLRTNTKNELSSPISIHDPKNDIIQKLEASAALSNCAMERATKWDPGCAKASDEVYGFYGHQKLLEDQQLTTVSVVSGHQAELKQARNRISELEAERRSAKKKLDHFLKKLAEEKSSWRKREHEKIRAVMDAMKDDLNRERKNRQRMEIMNSKLVSELAEAKLLAKRCLQDYEKERKARELMEEVCDELAKEIGEDKAEVEALKRESMKIREEVEEERKMLQMAEVWREERVQMKLVDAKLTLEEKYSQLSKLQKDLEAFLKERSGNHPDLAELKEAEMLREAAKSLKVQEVREFSYQPPSASEDIFAVFEELQPREEINEREIEQCYRYSPPSHASDVQTESPETDMFLEQPMKRYANGIIEINGDMEDDSGWETVSHVEEQGSSNSPEGSDPSVNGIYRKSNASVSGIDWDENGDNGKLNSEITEVCSATTRQSRKKASSISRLWRSSCPNNGENYKKISFEVTNGRLPNGRKSNATLSPDRKSGEVGLSSPSAGQWISPDSLNHITRGMKGCIEWPRGMQKHSLKAKLLEARMESQKVQLRHVLKQKI; from the exons ATGAGGAGATCCGCAGTCCGGAGCTCCGGCACTGCCATCCTTTCCTCTAAAATCTTAACCCCAGCCCCCGCCTCCGATCTCCCTCCGCCGCGGAAGCTCCACAAGCGCCGCCGCTCCACGAACCCCATTTACCCCGGTGCCCGGTCCAGGAGGGACGGCGGCGCCTCCAGCGGGAGGAGAAGCGGCCCCGCCACTCCCCTCCTCCGCTGGAGTTTCGACGACGCCGACCGGTCTGCCGAGCATCCGCCGGAGTTCGGCTCCGGGAAGGTCCAAAGGAAGCACCAGAATGTCGCCGGAGAAGCGGCGCCTGCCGTCTCGGCGAGGAAGCTTGCCGCTGCGCTATGGCAGCTCCAGCTCCCGGAGGCTAGCGGTGGCTGCGGGGATCGCGAGCCATCTCGGCTAGGGTTTGAG TCTGATGTTGGGCATCTGCATGCACCCTACGACTGTGATCCCAATATAACAAGCCTTCGTACCAACACAAAGAACGAGCTATCTAGTCCCATTTCTATCCATGATCCAAAGAATGACATTATTCAGAAG CTTGAAGCTTCTGCTGCATTATCCAATTGTGCAATGGAGAGAGCAACTAAATGGGACCCTGGGTGTGCAAAGGCATCGGATGAGGTCTACGGATTTTATGGTCACCAGAAGCTTCTTGAAGATCAACAGCTGACTACTGTTTCTGTTGTCTCTGGTCATCAAGCAGAGCTCAAGCAGGCTCGCAATCGTATTAGTGAGCTTGAGGCTGAGCGGCGATCGGCAAAGAAAAAGCTGGAccacttcctgaaaaagcttgcAGAGGAGAAGTCATCATGGCGAAAGCGAGAGCATGAGAAGATAAGAGCTGTAATGGATGCCATGAAGGATGACCTCAACAGAGAGAGGAAAAACCGGCAGCGGATGGAGATCATGAACTCCAAGCTGGTCAGCGAACTTGCTGAGGCTAAGTTATTGGCAAAGCGATGCTTGCAAGATTATGAAAAGGAAAGGAAGGCACGAGAGCTTATGGAGGAGGTATGTGATGAGCTGGCAAAGGAGATTGGAGAAGACAAGGCAGAGGTGGAAGCTCTGAAGAGGGAATCTATGAAGATTCGTGAGGAAgtcgaggaagagaggaagatgtTGCAGATGGCAGAGGTTTGGCGTGAAGAGAGGGTACAGATGAAGTTGGTAGATGCGAAGTTGACACTTGAGGAGAAGTATTCTCAGCTAAGCAAGCTGCAAAAAGATCTTGAGGCTTTTCTCAAAGAGCGAAGCGGCAATCATCCAGATTTGGCAGAATTGAAAGAAGCAGAGATGCTTAGGGAGGCAGCCAAGTCTCTTAAGGTTCAAGAGGTTAGGGAGTTCTCATACCAGCCTCCTTCTGCCTCAGAGGACATTTTCGCTGTCTTTGAGGAACTCCAGCCAAGAGAAGAGATTAACGAGAGAGAGATTGAGCAATGTTATAGATACAGTCCTCCAAGTCATGCCTCCGATGTCCAAACAGAAAGCCCAGAGACTGATATGTTTCTGGAACAACCCATGAAGAGATACGCAAATGGGATAATTGAGATCAATGGGGATATGGAAGATGATAGTGGCTGGGAAACAGTGAGCCATGTCGAGGAACAGGGATCTAGTAATTCACCAGAAGGGAGTGACCCATCTGTGAATGGCATATATCGAAAAAGCAATGCTTCAGTTAGTGGAATAGATTGGGATGAGAATGGAGATAATGGCAAGTTAAATAGTGAAATCACCGAGGTTTGTTCTGCAACCACGAGACAGTCCAGGAAGAAAGCATCTTCTATTTCTAGACTGTGGAGGTCATCATGCCCAAACAACGGTGAAAACTATAAGAAAATTTCGTTTGAGGTGACAAATGGAAGGCTGCCAAATGGTAGGAAATCTAATGCCACTCTGTCTCCTGACAGAAAGTCAGGTGAAGTGGGTCTAAGCTCACCTAGTGCTGGGCAGTGGATCTCCCCTGACTCACTGAACCATATAACTCGAGGAATGAAAGGATGCATTGAGTGGCCAAGAGGGATGCAGAAGCACAGCTTGAAGGCAAAGCTTCTAGAGGCAAGAATGGAGAGCCAGAAGGTTCAACTGCGCCATGTTCTTAAACAAAAGATTTAG